A section of the Labrus bergylta chromosome 21, fLabBer1.1, whole genome shotgun sequence genome encodes:
- the tbcc gene encoding tubulin-specific chaperone C codes for MDATAVVSQESGASKMQEKLQKRHQERTDDAERRKEAKESRSVAEEKGDYFVGAFNAERESIEELLSSCSGAHRADVTQKLEEATAKTLQLQKFLSDSTLFLKQYDLRQAQAALQKLQSSIAETREEGLPKKKFAFRARTKATDKAPVSDPPAPNPAGSASTHAGGSAPSVKCGFSNMDSVCVTKTAEEISKQDVLLTDLTNCKVRLLGSPSTLHLKNIDTCEILCGPVSSSVFIDQCKSSVLAFPCQQLRTHNTTDTQVYLHVTSRAIIEDCHGVSFAPLSWSYPSMDEDFSVSGLDRDRNNWSQVDDFNWLAAGTPSPNWSVIPEADRKTDWDPENQTVE; via the coding sequence ATGGATGCCACGGCTGTAGTTAGCCAGGAAAGCGGCGCCTCGAAGATGcaagagaagctgcagaagcGGCACCAGGAGAGGACGGATGACGCCGAGCGGAGGAAGGAAGCGAAGGAGAGCCGGTCTGTCGCAGAGGAAAAGGGCGACTACTTCGTCGGCGCTTTCAACGCAGAGCGAGAGTCCATCGAGGAGCTGCTGTCCAGCTGCTCAGGAGCCCACCGGGCTGATGTGACCCAAAAGCTGGAGGAGGCGACGGCCAAAACGCTGCAGCTGCAGAAGTTCCTGAGCGACAGCACGTTGTTTTTGAAGCAGTACGATCTGAGACAAGCCCAGGCTGCTCTGCAGAAGCTCCAGTCCTCCATTGCAGAGACCAGAGAGGAGGGTCTACCCAAGAAGAAGTTTGCCTTTCGAGCTCGCACCAAAGCCACTGATAAAGCTCCAGTGTCAGACCCCCCTGCGCCTAATCCTGCAGGGTCTGCAAGCACTCATGCGGGTGGCTCTGCACCCTCTGTGAAGTGCGGCTTCTCCAACATGGACAGTGTGTGCgtcacaaaaacagcagaggagatcAGCAAACAGGATGTGCTGTTGACTGACCTCACTAACTGCAAGGTCCGCTTGCTCGGTTCCCCTAGCACACTGCACCTGAAGAATATCGATACCTGTGAGATCCTGTGTGGGCCCGTGTCCAGCTCCGTGTTCATCGACCAGTGCAAAAGCAGTGTTCTGGCGTTCCCGTGTCAGCAGCTACGGACCCACAACACCACAGACACTCAGGTCTATCTGCACGTCACAAGCAGGGCCATCATAGAGGACTGTCATGGAGTGAGCTTTGCCCCGCTCTCCTGGTCATATCCGAGCATGGACGAGGACTTTTCTGTGTCGGGACTGGACCGGGACCGGAACAACTGGAGCCAGGTGGATGACTTCAACTGGCTCGCTGCAGGAACGCCTTCCCCTAACTGGAGTGTGATTCCAGAGGCAGACAGGAAGACCGATTGGGACCCCGAGAATCAGACCGTGGAGTGA
- the prph2a gene encoding peripherin-2a encodes MALMLVKFDLKKRVKLAQTVWFMYWFAVMAGVLVFSMGLFFKIELRKRSELMDNNESHFLPNLLIFMGLIACGINAFGGKVCYDSLDPSKFAKWKPMLKNFLVFCVVFNALLFVTALLCFVMRIPLQFTLAEGLRSGMKFYKDTDTPGRCYMKRTLDQMQMEFRCCGNDNYRDWFEIQWVSNRYLDFSAKEVKDRIGSNVDGQYLMDGVPFSCCNPSSPRPCIQFQMTNNTAHYSYDHYTEELNVWNRGCREALLSYYGGLMNTIGALVLLVTMLEIGVTIGLQYVDSSLSTLVNPDDPESESEGWILEKTVKETFTDIMDKMKAMGKGSKVEEGEAAVATVS; translated from the exons ATGGCTTTGATGTTGGTAAAGTTCGATCTGAAAAAGCGAGTAAAGCTCGCTCAGACTGTCTGGTTCATGTACTGGTTTGCTGTAATGGCAGGCGTGCTTGTCTTCAGCATGGGCCTTTTCTTTAAGATTGAGCTGCGAAAGCGATCAGAACTCATGGACAACAACGAGAGCCACTTCTTACCAAATCTGCTTATTTTCATGGGTCTTATAGCCTGCGGAATCAACGCCTTTGGAGGCAAAGTCTGCTATGATTCATTGGACCCTTCCAAGTTTGCCAAGTGGAAGCCGATGTTGAAGAACTTCTTGGTGTTCTGCGTGGTGTTCAATGCCCTGCTATTTGTGACGGCCCTGTTGTGTTTCGTGATGAGGATCCCGTTGCAGTTCACCTTGGCTGAAGGGCTGAGGAGCGGCATGAAGTtctacaaagacacagacacaccaggACGTTGTTACATGAAGAGAACCCTGGACCAGATGCAGATGGAGTTTCGTTGCTGTGGAAATGACAACTACAGAGATTGGTTTGAGATACAGTGGGTTAGCAACCGCTACCTGGACTTCAGTGCCAAGGAAGTCAAAGA CCGCATTGGGAGCAACGTGGATGGACAGTACCTGATGGATGGAGTCCCCTTCAGCTGCTGTAACCCCAGCTCTCCAAGACCCTGCATCCAGTTTCAGATGACCAACAACACAGCCCATTACAGCTATGACCACTACACAGAGGAGCTCAACGTGTGGAACCGTGGCTGTCGTGAAGCTCTGCTTTCATACTACGGAGGCTTGATGAACACTATTGGAGCGTTGGTGCTGCTCGTCACTATGCTGGAG ATTGGCGTGACCATCGGCCTGCAGTACGTGGACTCCTCCCTGTCCACCCTGGTTAACCCGGACGACCCTGAGAGCGAAAGCGAGGGCTGGATCCTGGAGAAGACGGTGAAGGAGACGTTCACTGACATCATGGACAAAATGAAGGCTATGGGCAAAGGAAGCAAGGTGGAGGAGGGCGAGGCGGCGGTCGCGACAGTGAGCTGA